In Canis aureus isolate CA01 chromosome 12, VMU_Caureus_v.1.0, whole genome shotgun sequence, a genomic segment contains:
- the GCFC2 gene encoding intron Large complex component GCFC2 isoform X7, whose amino-acid sequence MAHRPKRTFRQRRTHSSDSDSTEEPSAEPGAPGEQAAPGLGEEGPPPGGGRVEAADRHVRGRGPRSRGRGRGRVWASSRRAAGAAPRAEGGSGVPDEEGETHHSSESKDDQNSSSNSSSSLEEEFSSIVNIPDSAFIQEARRKRELARAQKDFISLDVKHTSTIAEMKKNSNEDPESEPDDHERRIPFTLKPQTLRQRMAEETTPRNEETSEESQEDENQDIWEQQQMRKAVKITEINIATGYSPLTPEGI is encoded by the exons ATGGCTCACAGGCCGAAGAGGACTTTCCGGCAGCGCCGAACCCACTCTAGTGACAGCGACAGCACCGAGGAGCCGTCTGCTGAACCCGGGGCGCCGGGGGAGCAGGCGGCGCCGGGCCTTGGGGAGGAAGGGCCACCCCCGGGAGGTGGCCGTGTGGAAGCGGCGGACCGGCATGTTCGGGGCCGCGGCCCTcggagccggggccggggccggggccgggtgtGGGCGAGTTCCCGGCGCGCCGCGGGGGCGGCTCCGCGCGCGGAAGGCGGCTCGGGCGTCCCAG ATGAAGAGGGTGAAACACATCATTCCTCAGAAAGTAAAGATGATCAGAATTCATCATCCAACAGCTCTAGCTCTCTGGAAGAAGAATTTTCATCAATAG taaATATCCCTGATTCAGCTTTTATTCAGGAAGCTCGCAGAAAACGTGAATTGGCCAGGGCCCAAAAGGACTTTATCTCTTTGGATGTAAAACATACCTCTACCATTgctgagatgaagaaaaatagtAATGAAGATCCTGAGAGTGAGCCTGATGACCATGAAAGGAGAATACCATTTACCCTAAAGCCTCAAACCCTTAGACAAAGAATGGCTGAAGAAACAA cacccagaaatgaagaaacaagtGAAGAAAGTCAGGAAGATGAAAATCAAGATATTTGGGAACAGCAGCAAATGAGGAAAGCAGTTAAAATTACAGAG ATTAACATTGCTACAGGATACTCACCGCTCACACCTgagggaatatga
- the GCFC2 gene encoding intron Large complex component GCFC2 isoform X4, whose product MAHRPKRTFRQRRTHSSDSDSTEEPSAEPGAPGEQAAPGLGEEGPPPGGGRVEAADRHVRGRGPRSRGRGRGRVWASSRRAAGAAPRAEGGSGVPDEEGETHHSSESKDDQNSSSNSSSSLEEEFSSIVNIPDSAFIQEARRKRELARAQKDFISLDVKHTSTIAEMKKNSNEDPESEPDDHERRIPFTLKPQTLRQRMAEETTPRNEETSEESQEDENQDIWEQQQMRKAVKITEGRDLDLSYSSKPQTLKKFDTSISFPPVNLEIIKKQLNTRLTLLQDTHRSHLREYEKYIQDVKSSKSTIQNLENSSTQALNFKFYKSMKVYVENLIDCLNEKIISIQEIESSMHALLLKQAMTFMKRRQDELKCESTHLQQLSRKAETSTNESVAIDEKTQWILEEIESRRSRRRQARALCGNCDHQEGTSSDDELSSEDMIDFQETQGDILQDHKKIFEDVHDDFCNIQHILLKFQQWREKYPDSYYEAFISLCIPKLLNPLIRVQLIDWNPLKV is encoded by the exons ATGGCTCACAGGCCGAAGAGGACTTTCCGGCAGCGCCGAACCCACTCTAGTGACAGCGACAGCACCGAGGAGCCGTCTGCTGAACCCGGGGCGCCGGGGGAGCAGGCGGCGCCGGGCCTTGGGGAGGAAGGGCCACCCCCGGGAGGTGGCCGTGTGGAAGCGGCGGACCGGCATGTTCGGGGCCGCGGCCCTcggagccggggccggggccggggccgggtgtGGGCGAGTTCCCGGCGCGCCGCGGGGGCGGCTCCGCGCGCGGAAGGCGGCTCGGGCGTCCCAG ATGAAGAGGGTGAAACACATCATTCCTCAGAAAGTAAAGATGATCAGAATTCATCATCCAACAGCTCTAGCTCTCTGGAAGAAGAATTTTCATCAATAG taaATATCCCTGATTCAGCTTTTATTCAGGAAGCTCGCAGAAAACGTGAATTGGCCAGGGCCCAAAAGGACTTTATCTCTTTGGATGTAAAACATACCTCTACCATTgctgagatgaagaaaaatagtAATGAAGATCCTGAGAGTGAGCCTGATGACCATGAAAGGAGAATACCATTTACCCTAAAGCCTCAAACCCTTAGACAAAGAATGGCTGAAGAAACAA cacccagaaatgaagaaacaagtGAAGAAAGTCAGGAAGATGAAAATCAAGATATTTGGGAACAGCAGCAAATGAGGAAAGCAGTTAAAATTACAGAG ggACGAGACCTAGATCTTTCCTACAGCAGTAAACCTCAAACACTAAAGAAGTTTGATACTTCAATTTCATTTCCACCagtaaatttagaaattataaagaaacaaTTAAATACCAG ATTAACATTGCTACAGGATACTCACCGCTCACACCTgagggaatatgaaaaatacataCAAGATGTCAAGAGCTCAAAGAGTACCATCCAGAACCTAGAGAATTCATCAACTCAAGctctaaattttaaattctataaaaGCATGAAAGTTTATGTGGAAAATTTAATTGACTGTCTTAATGAAAAG ATTATCAGCATCCAAGAAATAGAATCATCCATGCATGCACTTCTTTTAAAACAAGCCATGACCTTTATGAAACGCAGGCAAGATGAACTAAAATGTGAATCAACGCATTTACAACAGTTATCAC GCAAAGCTGAGACATCAACAAATGAAAGCGTGGCTATAGATGAAAAAACTCAATGGATTTTAGAAGAGATTGAATCTCGAAG GTCACGAAGAAGACAAGCAAGGGCACTTTGTGGGAATTGTGATCACCAGGAAGGGACATCTAGTGATGATGAACTGTCTTCAGAAGACATGATTGACTTCCAAGAAACCCAAG GTGATATTTTACAGGACCACAAGAAGATTTTTGAAGATGTACATGATGATTTTTGTAATATCCAGCATATTTTGTTGAAATTTCAACAATGGCGAGAAAAGTATCCTGATTCTTATTATGAAGCTTTCATTAGTTTGTGCATACCGAAGCTTTTAAATCCCCTAATCCGAGTTCAGTTGATTGATTGGAATCCTCTTAAG GTTTAA
- the GCFC2 gene encoding intron Large complex component GCFC2 isoform X5 gives MAHRPKRTFRQRRTHSSDSDSTEEPSAEPGAPGEQAAPGLGEEGPPPGGGRVEAADRHVRGRGPRSRGRGRGRVWASSRRAAGAAPRAEGGSGVPDEEGETHHSSESKDDQNSSSNSSSSLEEEFSSIVNIPDSAFIQEARRKRELARAQKDFISLDVKHTSTIAEMKKNSNEDPESEPDDHERRIPFTLKPQTLRQRMAEETTPRNEETSEESQEDENQDIWEQQQMRKAVKITEGRDLDLSYSSKPQTLKKFDTSISFPPVNLEIIKKQLNTRLTLLQDTHRSHLREYEKYIQDVKSSKSTIQNLENSSTQALNFKFYKSMKVYVENLIDCLNEKIISIQEIESSMHALLLKQAMTFMKRRQDELKCESTHLQQLSRKAETSTNESVAIDEKTQWILEEIESRR, from the exons ATGGCTCACAGGCCGAAGAGGACTTTCCGGCAGCGCCGAACCCACTCTAGTGACAGCGACAGCACCGAGGAGCCGTCTGCTGAACCCGGGGCGCCGGGGGAGCAGGCGGCGCCGGGCCTTGGGGAGGAAGGGCCACCCCCGGGAGGTGGCCGTGTGGAAGCGGCGGACCGGCATGTTCGGGGCCGCGGCCCTcggagccggggccggggccggggccgggtgtGGGCGAGTTCCCGGCGCGCCGCGGGGGCGGCTCCGCGCGCGGAAGGCGGCTCGGGCGTCCCAG ATGAAGAGGGTGAAACACATCATTCCTCAGAAAGTAAAGATGATCAGAATTCATCATCCAACAGCTCTAGCTCTCTGGAAGAAGAATTTTCATCAATAG taaATATCCCTGATTCAGCTTTTATTCAGGAAGCTCGCAGAAAACGTGAATTGGCCAGGGCCCAAAAGGACTTTATCTCTTTGGATGTAAAACATACCTCTACCATTgctgagatgaagaaaaatagtAATGAAGATCCTGAGAGTGAGCCTGATGACCATGAAAGGAGAATACCATTTACCCTAAAGCCTCAAACCCTTAGACAAAGAATGGCTGAAGAAACAA cacccagaaatgaagaaacaagtGAAGAAAGTCAGGAAGATGAAAATCAAGATATTTGGGAACAGCAGCAAATGAGGAAAGCAGTTAAAATTACAGAG ggACGAGACCTAGATCTTTCCTACAGCAGTAAACCTCAAACACTAAAGAAGTTTGATACTTCAATTTCATTTCCACCagtaaatttagaaattataaagaaacaaTTAAATACCAG ATTAACATTGCTACAGGATACTCACCGCTCACACCTgagggaatatgaaaaatacataCAAGATGTCAAGAGCTCAAAGAGTACCATCCAGAACCTAGAGAATTCATCAACTCAAGctctaaattttaaattctataaaaGCATGAAAGTTTATGTGGAAAATTTAATTGACTGTCTTAATGAAAAG ATTATCAGCATCCAAGAAATAGAATCATCCATGCATGCACTTCTTTTAAAACAAGCCATGACCTTTATGAAACGCAGGCAAGATGAACTAAAATGTGAATCAACGCATTTACAACAGTTATCAC GCAAAGCTGAGACATCAACAAATGAAAGCGTGGCTATAGATGAAAAAACTCAATGGATTTTAGAAGAGATTGAATCTCGAAGGTAG
- the GCFC2 gene encoding intron Large complex component GCFC2 isoform X6, producing MAHRPKRTFRQRRTHSSDSDSTEEPSAEPGAPGEQAAPGLGEEGPPPGGGRVEAADRHVRGRGPRSRGRGRGRVWASSRRAAGAAPRAEGGSGVPDEEGETHHSSESKDDQNSSSNSSSSLEEEFSSIVNIPDSAFIQEARRKRELARAQKDFISLDVKHTSTIAEMKKNSNEDPESEPDDHERRIPFTLKPQTLRQRMAEETTPRNEETSEESQEDENQDIWEQQQMRKAVKITEGRDLDLSYSSKPQTLKKFDTSISFPPVNLEIIKKQLNTSIYIKQVLTAEERNSNIIMNSMSLQYPTIYNGWNIRWKINEETVILNKTDLTRIFHPTGAED from the exons ATGGCTCACAGGCCGAAGAGGACTTTCCGGCAGCGCCGAACCCACTCTAGTGACAGCGACAGCACCGAGGAGCCGTCTGCTGAACCCGGGGCGCCGGGGGAGCAGGCGGCGCCGGGCCTTGGGGAGGAAGGGCCACCCCCGGGAGGTGGCCGTGTGGAAGCGGCGGACCGGCATGTTCGGGGCCGCGGCCCTcggagccggggccggggccggggccgggtgtGGGCGAGTTCCCGGCGCGCCGCGGGGGCGGCTCCGCGCGCGGAAGGCGGCTCGGGCGTCCCAG ATGAAGAGGGTGAAACACATCATTCCTCAGAAAGTAAAGATGATCAGAATTCATCATCCAACAGCTCTAGCTCTCTGGAAGAAGAATTTTCATCAATAG taaATATCCCTGATTCAGCTTTTATTCAGGAAGCTCGCAGAAAACGTGAATTGGCCAGGGCCCAAAAGGACTTTATCTCTTTGGATGTAAAACATACCTCTACCATTgctgagatgaagaaaaatagtAATGAAGATCCTGAGAGTGAGCCTGATGACCATGAAAGGAGAATACCATTTACCCTAAAGCCTCAAACCCTTAGACAAAGAATGGCTGAAGAAACAA cacccagaaatgaagaaacaagtGAAGAAAGTCAGGAAGATGAAAATCAAGATATTTGGGAACAGCAGCAAATGAGGAAAGCAGTTAAAATTACAGAG ggACGAGACCTAGATCTTTCCTACAGCAGTAAACCTCAAACACTAAAGAAGTTTGATACTTCAATTTCATTTCCACCagtaaatttagaaattataaagaaacaaTTAAATACCAG CATCTATATAAAGCAAGTATTGACAGCTGAAGAGAGAAATAGCAATATTATAATGAATAGTATGAGTCTTCAGTATCCTACTATCTATAATGGATGGAACATCAGATGGAAAATCAATGAGGAAACAGTGATCTTGAACAAAACAGACCTAACCAGAATATTCCACCCAACAGGAGCAGAAg ATTAA